Proteins encoded within one genomic window of Saccharicrinis carchari:
- a CDS encoding carboxypeptidase-like regulatory domain-containing protein, producing the protein MRKSNIYLHMKMLALFVIVLSIVPNFVNATPLSLYSEDDMPDTLNTVQYRGRITDSQSNEALVFATVSIVGTNIATVSNSEGYFLLKAPKDLPVTTPIHFSYLGYREKTVPLAQLQSDKNKIKLDLLSISLSEVNVAPKDAHQIIREVISRKHDNYMQEPMRMTTFYRETIKRRRSYVSLAEAVIDVHKQPYSSYRLDGLKLYKARKDADYSKMDTITFKLQGGPYSTLMLDIMKDPYSILTVEEMDYYDFSLDNITMVNEKIIYVIYFKQKPYINDPLFYGKLYIDVETMAITSANYSINIEDKNKASAMFIKRKPAGAKVYPTEASYLVNYRKQGDKYFYSYSRGVITFKINWRKRLFNTSYTSTIEMAVTDWQKAKERPFKASERIKHNIVLQDKVQGFEDPQFWGDYNVIEPESSIESVIKKIKKRLEKNRR; encoded by the coding sequence ATGAGAAAGTCCAATATTTATCTCCACATGAAGATGCTTGCACTTTTTGTTATTGTGCTGAGTATCGTTCCAAACTTTGTTAATGCTACCCCGCTTTCGCTGTACAGCGAAGACGATATGCCGGATACCCTGAACACCGTGCAGTATCGCGGAAGAATAACCGATAGTCAATCGAACGAAGCCTTGGTGTTTGCAACGGTATCAATAGTGGGAACCAATATTGCCACTGTATCCAATTCCGAAGGTTACTTTTTGCTCAAAGCGCCAAAGGATTTACCGGTTACTACCCCAATTCATTTTTCTTATTTAGGGTATCGGGAAAAAACAGTACCCCTGGCACAATTGCAATCGGACAAAAATAAGATTAAGCTCGATCTACTTTCCATATCCCTGTCGGAAGTAAATGTGGCTCCTAAGGATGCACACCAAATTATCAGGGAGGTAATCAGCCGAAAGCACGACAACTATATGCAGGAACCCATGCGCATGACCACCTTTTATAGGGAAACCATAAAACGGAGACGTAGCTACGTTTCTTTGGCAGAAGCAGTTATTGACGTGCACAAGCAACCCTATTCCAGTTATCGTTTAGATGGTTTAAAACTTTATAAAGCGCGTAAAGATGCCGATTACAGCAAGATGGATACCATTACCTTTAAATTGCAAGGTGGGCCTTACTCCACCCTAATGCTCGATATAATGAAGGATCCGTACAGTATTTTGACCGTGGAAGAGATGGATTATTATGATTTTTCTTTGGACAATATAACTATGGTGAATGAAAAAATAATCTACGTGATCTACTTTAAGCAAAAACCGTATATTAACGATCCCTTGTTTTATGGTAAGTTGTATATTGATGTGGAAACCATGGCCATAACAAGTGCCAACTACAGTATCAATATAGAAGATAAAAATAAAGCTTCGGCCATGTTTATCAAGCGTAAACCTGCGGGGGCGAAAGTATATCCCACCGAAGCCAGCTATTTGGTGAACTATAGGAAACAAGGCGATAAATATTTTTACAGTTACTCGAGGGGCGTAATAACGTTTAAAATAAATTGGAGGAAAAGACTGTTTAACACTTCTTATACTTCCACCATCGAAATGGCCGTAACCGATTGGCAAAAAGCTAAAGAACGTCCATTTAAAGCAAGTGAAAGGATTAAGCATAACATTGTTTTACAAGATAAAGTTCAGGGTTTTGAAGATCCACAATTTTGGGGCGATTACAATGTTATTGAACCCGAGTCGTCAATTGAATCTGTCATTAAAAAGATAAAAAAACGATTGGAAAAAAACCGGAGGTAG
- a CDS encoding acetate/propionate family kinase, whose translation MKILVLNCGSSSIKYQLIDMNDNGHKVLGKGGVEKVSLKGSFLKHEKENGEKVLLEGEILDHQTGIDYILGVLSSKKHGCIANLEEIDAVGHRVVHGGETFNSSVFITNHVIEKMNECIDLAPLHNPPNLSGIYAVEHLMPNVPQVGVFDTAFHQTMPKHAYMYAIPYSLYQKYGVRRYGFHGTSHKYVAERGCEMLGSDYKKTKIISCHLGNGASIAAIQNGQSVDTSMGFTPLEGLMMGTRAGDLDIGAATYIMDKELIGTKSASVLFNKQSGLLGITGISSDMREIRAAAEEGNEMAQMGLDMYAYRIKKYIGSYAAAMGGVDAILFTGGIGENAFTVREQVCSGLEYMGIEMDGQKNSTVFGQEAIISKSGSKVKILVVPTDEELVIARDTKRIVEELANR comes from the coding sequence ATGAAGATATTAGTTCTGAATTGTGGTAGCTCCTCAATAAAGTATCAACTGATCGATATGAATGACAATGGTCATAAAGTATTGGGCAAGGGGGGAGTCGAAAAAGTTAGCCTAAAAGGGTCTTTCTTAAAACACGAAAAAGAAAACGGTGAAAAAGTCCTGCTCGAAGGTGAAATATTAGATCATCAAACAGGTATCGATTATATTTTAGGTGTGCTCTCCAGTAAAAAACATGGCTGCATTGCTAATTTGGAAGAGATAGATGCCGTTGGACATAGGGTGGTACATGGGGGCGAAACATTTAACTCCAGCGTTTTTATCACCAACCATGTGATTGAAAAAATGAATGAGTGTATCGATCTGGCTCCCCTGCATAATCCACCAAATTTGAGCGGTATATATGCCGTTGAGCATTTAATGCCCAATGTGCCGCAGGTGGGGGTCTTCGACACGGCATTTCATCAAACCATGCCCAAGCATGCTTATATGTATGCCATACCTTATTCCTTATATCAAAAATATGGTGTACGCCGATATGGCTTTCATGGTACCAGCCATAAATATGTGGCCGAGAGGGGCTGTGAGATGCTAGGATCCGATTACAAAAAAACAAAAATAATCTCTTGTCATCTCGGAAATGGAGCCTCAATTGCGGCCATCCAAAATGGGCAATCGGTGGATACCTCCATGGGATTTACGCCTCTTGAAGGTTTAATGATGGGTACGCGCGCTGGTGATCTGGATATAGGTGCGGCAACTTACATCATGGATAAAGAGTTGATTGGGACAAAGTCGGCCAGTGTGCTTTTTAACAAACAAAGCGGTTTGCTCGGCATAACGGGTATTTCGTCCGATATGCGCGAAATAAGGGCCGCCGCCGAAGAAGGAAATGAAATGGCGCAAATGGGCTTAGACATGTATGCCTACCGAATTAAAAAGTATATCGGATCCTACGCTGCCGCAATGGGAGGGGTAGATGCGATCCTATTTACAGGCGGTATAGGCGAAAATGCGTTTACCGTGCGAGAGCAGGTCTGCTCAGGATTAGAGTATATGGGCATAGAGATGGATGGACAGAAAAATAGCACTGTCTTTGGTCAGGAAGCCATTATAAGTAAATCGGGTAGTAAAGTAAAAATTTTGGTAGTGCCCACCGATGAGGAATTGGTAATTGCCCGTGATACTAAACGTATTGTAGAAGAGTTGGCCAATAGGTAA
- a CDS encoding THUMP domain-containing class I SAM-dependent RNA methyltransferase, translating to MKLIAKTFHGLEDVLAGELKEIGAQQIKTVNRAVEFEGDQELLYKANLLLRTAIRILIPIHHFTATNDQELYDGVKQFDWSGIMNVDQTLAIDPVVFSEAFTHSLYVALKTKDAIVDQFREKEGKRPSVDVENPNMRLVIHLSNDKATISMDSSGESLHKRGYRVGMHKAPLNEVLAAGMVMLSGWDKKQPLIDPMCGSGTILMEAVMYARNYPPGLHKKTFGFMGWNDYDPALWNKIVEQAKEGITQPRLKIFGSDSDIKAIDIARESALQFRLNRDINFSLSSFERLEPHYPKGMIIMNPPYGERLMKDKDIIDFYRMIGNRLKRTFTGYDAWVLTSNKEALKNVGLKPLEKLKLFNGSLECGFHKFNLYDGTIKKIIKFR from the coding sequence TTGAAACTGATTGCAAAAACATTCCACGGTCTCGAAGATGTCCTGGCCGGGGAGTTGAAAGAAATTGGAGCTCAGCAAATAAAAACGGTAAACAGAGCCGTAGAGTTTGAAGGTGATCAAGAATTATTGTACAAAGCCAACCTACTATTACGTACGGCAATCAGAATATTAATCCCCATACATCATTTTACAGCTACAAATGATCAGGAATTGTACGATGGCGTAAAGCAGTTCGATTGGTCCGGCATCATGAATGTGGATCAAACACTGGCTATCGATCCGGTCGTGTTTTCCGAGGCTTTTACTCATTCACTTTATGTGGCCTTAAAAACCAAAGATGCGATTGTAGATCAGTTTCGTGAAAAAGAGGGAAAAAGACCATCGGTGGATGTGGAAAACCCCAACATGCGCTTGGTCATTCACCTGTCAAACGATAAAGCCACTATCTCCATGGACAGTTCCGGCGAATCGCTGCATAAAAGAGGCTACCGTGTAGGTATGCACAAAGCCCCGTTAAACGAAGTGTTGGCTGCTGGTATGGTTATGCTTTCGGGGTGGGACAAGAAGCAGCCCCTGATAGACCCCATGTGTGGCTCCGGCACTATTTTGATGGAAGCCGTGATGTATGCACGGAACTATCCACCGGGCTTGCATAAAAAAACATTCGGATTTATGGGTTGGAACGATTACGACCCCGCACTGTGGAATAAGATAGTGGAACAAGCCAAAGAAGGCATTACCCAGCCGCGCTTGAAAATTTTTGGTAGCGATTCCGACATAAAAGCCATAGATATAGCCCGTGAATCGGCTTTGCAGTTCCGTTTAAACCGCGATATAAATTTCTCACTGTCGAGCTTTGAACGCCTCGAGCCCCATTATCCAAAGGGCATGATTATAATGAACCCCCCTTACGGTGAGCGCTTGATGAAGGATAAAGATATAATTGATTTTTATAGGATGATAGGTAATCGGCTTAAGCGTACTTTTACCGGTTACGATGCCTGGGTACTTACATCCAATAAGGAAGCCTTAAAAAATGTGGGTCTTAAACCACTTGAGAAATTAAAATTGTTTAACGGCTCCCTCGAGTGCGGTTTTCATAAATTTAACCTGTACGACGGTACCATAAAAAAAATTATAAAATTCAGGTAA
- a CDS encoding 3-hydroxyacyl-CoA dehydrogenase family protein has protein sequence MAEILVEPIEGYALSKGKKRGATLFSKIGVIGCGKEGQSISRIASWHGLDVVFLELSNEKIARALDNIGKELDSRIENWGLTPSEKKAIMSRIKGTLDYKELADCDFVIEAIRSDSAAHRSIDERKAVFKKIEEIVREDTIIATNSTTIIITELASEMKKPERCISLHFFVTSPEAKLIEVVKGLYTSEKVYERVCTFVKLINREVIPVEESAGLISVRLYVTLLNEACQVLMEGVATMADIDKTMKVGLGMRFGPFRTADIIGLNKISKWMDNLYEEFGNSKYKPNPMIKRLVRAKHLGMQTGQGFYKYDDNGVLVTE, from the coding sequence ATGGCTGAAATTTTAGTTGAACCTATTGAAGGTTATGCGCTAAGTAAAGGCAAGAAAAGAGGTGCAACCCTGTTTTCTAAAATTGGAGTTATAGGTTGCGGTAAGGAAGGACAAAGTATTTCCCGTATTGCCAGCTGGCATGGTTTGGATGTGGTTTTTTTAGAGCTTTCCAACGAAAAAATAGCACGTGCACTCGATAATATCGGAAAGGAGCTCGATAGCCGTATCGAAAACTGGGGACTTACGCCCAGCGAAAAAAAGGCCATCATGAGCCGTATAAAAGGGACGCTCGATTACAAGGAACTGGCCGATTGTGATTTTGTGATCGAAGCCATTCGTTCCGATTCGGCCGCACATCGAAGCATAGATGAGCGTAAGGCTGTATTTAAAAAGATTGAGGAGATTGTACGCGAGGATACTATTATTGCTACAAACTCCACTACCATTATCATCACCGAGCTGGCCTCCGAAATGAAAAAGCCCGAAAGGTGTATTAGCCTCCACTTTTTTGTTACCTCCCCCGAGGCTAAGCTTATTGAAGTGGTTAAAGGTTTATATACTTCCGAAAAAGTGTACGAAAGGGTTTGCACCTTTGTAAAGCTGATCAATCGCGAAGTAATTCCGGTAGAGGAGTCCGCAGGCTTAATAAGCGTCCGTTTATACGTTACCCTTTTAAACGAGGCGTGTCAGGTGCTAATGGAAGGGGTGGCCACGATGGCTGATATCGACAAAACGATGAAGGTAGGTTTAGGTATGAGGTTCGGACCGTTTAGAACAGCAGATATTATTGGTTTAAATAAAATTTCGAAATGGATGGATAATCTCTACGAAGAGTTTGGTAACTCAAAGTATAAGCCAAACCCAATGATTAAGAGGTTGGTGAGAGCCAAGCATTTAGGAATGCAAACCGGACAGGGTTTTTATAAGTATGATGATAACGGTGTACTGGTTACGGAATAA
- the serB gene encoding phosphoserine phosphatase SerB: MPNNREIILLNISGNDKPGLTSSLAEILSHYNVQILDIGQAVIHEDLGLGILFEVPQAYESAPILKDLLFKSYEIGVKIKFTPISEKRYAEWVSHQGKERYIITLLARKITAEHLAKVTRIISSQQLNIDTITRLSGRVDLNSNSKQNKAVVEFSVRGMPIDVEIMKSDFMDLAGKISIDIAFQEDNIFRRNRRLVCFDMDSTLIQTEVIDELAEKAGVGDKVKKITEAAMCGEIDFNESFIQRVSLLKGLSESALKEVAESLPITEGAERLMKTLNKYGYKTAILSGGFNYFGNFLKAKLGVDYVFSNELEIKQGQLTGKHIGDIVDGKRKAELLKLLAFKEDIHLDQVIAIGDGSNDLPMLQLAGLGIAFHAKPKVKAGADNAISNIGLDAILYMLGFRDREINK, from the coding sequence ATGCCCAACAACAGAGAAATAATTCTTTTAAATATTTCCGGCAATGACAAACCGGGTTTAACCTCTTCGCTAGCCGAAATACTCTCCCATTACAATGTTCAAATACTGGATATCGGTCAGGCCGTTATCCATGAGGATTTGGGCTTGGGTATTTTATTTGAAGTACCACAGGCATATGAGTCGGCTCCTATTTTAAAAGACTTGCTTTTTAAGTCGTACGAAATAGGTGTAAAAATAAAGTTTACGCCCATCTCCGAAAAACGTTATGCCGAATGGGTTTCGCACCAAGGAAAAGAACGTTACATCATAACTTTGCTTGCACGTAAAATAACGGCCGAACATCTGGCCAAGGTAACCCGTATTATTTCGTCGCAACAGTTAAATATCGATACCATCACCCGTTTGTCGGGAAGGGTGGATTTAAACTCCAACTCGAAGCAAAACAAGGCTGTGGTAGAGTTTTCGGTTAGGGGCATGCCTATAGATGTGGAGATTATGAAGAGCGACTTTATGGATTTGGCAGGAAAAATAAGTATCGATATCGCTTTTCAGGAGGACAATATATTCCGCAGAAACCGACGTTTAGTATGTTTTGATATGGACTCTACGCTTATACAAACCGAGGTGATAGACGAGCTGGCCGAAAAAGCAGGCGTAGGCGACAAGGTTAAAAAGATTACCGAAGCCGCCATGTGCGGAGAAATAGATTTTAACGAGAGTTTTATTCAACGGGTATCGTTGCTCAAAGGGCTCAGCGAAAGTGCCCTTAAAGAGGTGGCCGAAAGCCTGCCCATTACCGAGGGTGCCGAACGGCTGATGAAAACTTTAAACAAATACGGTTACAAAACAGCTATCCTATCGGGCGGCTTCAACTACTTTGGTAACTTTTTAAAAGCCAAATTGGGTGTTGATTATGTGTTTTCGAACGAATTGGAAATAAAACAAGGCCAGCTCACCGGTAAACATATCGGCGACATTGTTGACGGCAAACGCAAAGCAGAATTGTTAAAACTGCTGGCTTTTAAAGAAGATATCCATCTCGATCAGGTGATTGCCATTGGCGATGGTTCCAACGATTTGCCCATGCTGCAATTGGCCGGTTTGGGTATTGCATTTCATGCCAAACCTAAGGTAAAAGCCGGTGCCGACAATGCCATATCTAACATTGGGCTCGATGCCATTTTGTATATGTTGGGCTTTAGGGACAGGGAAATTAATAAGTAA
- a CDS encoding DUF3820 family protein: MIDKKILLELVQTRMPYGKYKGSILCDIPEFYLAWYHQKGFPAGRLGMLLSTLYEIKLNGLEYLLREIRKM; this comes from the coding sequence ATGATAGATAAAAAAATATTACTTGAGTTAGTACAAACACGCATGCCCTATGGCAAATACAAAGGCAGCATATTGTGCGACATTCCGGAATTTTACTTGGCCTGGTACCATCAAAAGGGATTTCCGGCAGGCCGGCTGGGCATGCTCTTGTCCACCTTGTACGAAATCAAACTAAACGGATTGGAATATCTGCTTCGCGAAATCAGAAAAATGTGA
- a CDS encoding SDR family NAD(P)-dependent oxidoreductase produces MINTNRTALITGASSGIGTVYAKTLAKEGWGLIVVGRRNERLTKLKQEIQLHHKVNIQILVADLSVNEDLEHLLSVIDHSPGIELLINNAGFGSSGDYFKSKYSIQQQMLDVHITACTRIVHHAVPKMIKRGKGAIINVASLSAFFPAPNSYFYCSTKAFMVTFSECMHIDLKSHNIKVQALCPGFTHTEFHSRQGIVHSGNYLQLKLLWKSPQQVVNKSLKALRKSKVICIPGLLNRIIYLFSKVIPNSIYYKLAAHNSDMFLHSKK; encoded by the coding sequence ATGATAAATACAAACAGAACTGCCTTAATTACCGGTGCTTCAAGTGGCATTGGCACTGTATATGCCAAAACGCTTGCCAAAGAAGGGTGGGGTTTAATAGTAGTAGGTCGTAGAAACGAAAGACTGACAAAGCTAAAACAGGAGATACAATTACACCATAAGGTGAATATACAGATATTAGTTGCTGATCTTTCGGTAAATGAAGATTTGGAACATCTTTTAAGCGTTATCGACCACAGCCCCGGCATAGAATTGCTGATTAACAATGCCGGATTTGGTTCTTCTGGTGATTACTTTAAAAGTAAATACAGCATTCAGCAGCAAATGCTCGATGTACATATTACGGCATGCACACGCATTGTGCATCATGCAGTCCCCAAGATGATAAAACGCGGTAAAGGTGCCATTATCAATGTCGCTTCCCTATCGGCCTTTTTCCCGGCACCAAACAGCTATTTCTACTGCTCCACCAAAGCCTTTATGGTTACATTTTCAGAATGTATGCATATCGATTTAAAATCGCATAACATAAAAGTTCAGGCACTTTGTCCCGGTTTTACCCATACCGAATTCCACAGCCGACAGGGCATAGTGCATTCAGGCAATTACTTGCAACTGAAATTATTATGGAAATCGCCCCAACAGGTTGTGAACAAAAGCCTTAAGGCGCTGCGTAAGTCAAAAGTTATTTGTATACCGGGATTACTCAATCGAATTATATATTTATTTTCGAAGGTGATTCCTAATTCTATTTACTACAAGCTGGCTGCCCATAATTCGGATATGTTTTTACACAGCAAAAAATAG
- the pta gene encoding phosphate acetyltransferase gives MEFINKLKAKARVDIKRIVLPEGLEERTLKAADTILAEGFAQIILIGEPGAIARKAKRLELSHINKATIVDPAHHDKKETYISLLLQLRKSKGLTREQAQELVLNPLYLSTLMIKNGDADGEVAGAQNSTGDVLRPAFQIVKTLPGISVVSGAFIMILPNNEFGDNGMLVFADCAVHPNPTAAELAEIAVVTGKTTQSIAGIEPRVAMLSFSTKGSARHEMVDKVVEATRLAKELDPTLKIDGELQADAAIVEAIGAQKAPGSSIAGKANVLVFPTLETGNISYKLVQRMAHAEAIGPVLQGMAAPINDLSRGCSVSDIVNLVAITANQAAGKV, from the coding sequence ATGGAATTTATAAACAAACTAAAAGCCAAGGCTCGGGTGGATATAAAGCGTATCGTATTACCTGAAGGTCTGGAAGAGAGAACACTAAAAGCTGCCGATACTATTCTTGCTGAAGGATTTGCTCAGATTATTTTAATAGGCGAACCCGGAGCAATTGCCAGAAAAGCAAAACGACTTGAACTAAGCCATATTAATAAGGCTACAATTGTTGACCCCGCGCATCACGACAAAAAAGAGACGTATATCAGTTTGCTGTTGCAACTACGCAAAAGCAAAGGACTTACCCGTGAGCAGGCTCAGGAGTTGGTGCTCAATCCCTTGTATCTTTCCACTTTAATGATAAAAAATGGAGATGCCGATGGCGAGGTCGCCGGAGCCCAGAATTCAACGGGCGATGTGCTGCGTCCCGCATTTCAAATTGTAAAAACTTTACCGGGCATAAGCGTTGTGTCGGGCGCTTTTATTATGATATTACCCAACAATGAGTTTGGTGATAATGGAATGCTGGTATTTGCCGACTGTGCTGTACACCCCAATCCTACGGCGGCCGAATTGGCCGAAATAGCCGTGGTAACCGGAAAAACAACACAGTCTATTGCAGGTATCGAACCCCGTGTGGCCATGCTCAGCTTCTCCACCAAAGGAAGCGCCAGGCACGAAATGGTTGACAAAGTGGTAGAAGCCACCCGTTTGGCTAAAGAGTTGGATCCAACTTTAAAGATAGATGGCGAGCTACAGGCCGATGCAGCCATTGTGGAAGCCATTGGTGCACAAAAGGCACCCGGAAGTTCCATTGCCGGAAAAGCCAATGTACTGGTGTTTCCCACTTTAGAAACGGGCAATATTTCGTATAAACTGGTTCAGCGAATGGCGCATGCCGAAGCCATTGGCCCCGTTTTACAAGGTATGGCGGCACCTATCAACGATTTGTCCAGAGGTTGTTCCGTGAGTGATATTGTTAATCTGGTAGCCATTACGGCCAATCAAGCCGCGGGTAAGGTATAG
- a CDS encoding thioredoxin domain-containing protein: MNTKNYTNALAKETSPYLLMHAHNPVYWYPWRREALSMAKEQNKLMVISIGYAACHWCHVMEEESFSDKEVAAVMNKNFISIKIDREERPDLDQLFMDVAHLTTGKGGWPLNIIALPDGRPIFAGTYFQKRQWTNLLREIHLLFKKSPERLNQLALEIKQGIERMDLVGLVKESVLFTAETMDKIIDAWKSNFDLEWGGNKGAPKFPMPVEYKFLLSYLFKKSDDDVGRYIDLSLTRMAWGGIYDQVGGGFSRYAVDTYWKIPHFEKMLYDQGQLLEVYANAYQLTQNPLFKKVIEQTVDFVNRELKSPEGGYYASLDADSEGVEGKYYVWTKKEVEELLGSDGGLFCLFFNISNEGNWEDGKNVLFQTISEDEFCERHQMERESLDSVIKTGKQKLFDARNRRVRPTLDDKILTSWNAIIIKGLVHAYRATGNKSYLQNAIHASLFVKEKAIKEDGGLWRSLKGKGSINAFLDDYALLIDAWIDLYQVTFDDQWLLEAHALSEYATCHFFNEDNQLFYYTSVLDDPLMIRKSELSDNVIPASNSVMAINHFRLSKYFLNKEGYQTSLQMLKNVSGKIDSHGKYYANWQRLKLYFIHENYELVISGKGKEKARDEFLVDFNPYVFVAGQSELIPVARNKNCKELTFYLCKNNSCSLPIHSILGLKRMMRQE; this comes from the coding sequence ATGAATACAAAAAACTACACGAACGCCCTTGCAAAGGAAACGAGCCCTTATTTATTGATGCATGCCCATAACCCTGTTTATTGGTATCCCTGGCGGCGCGAGGCATTGAGCATGGCAAAAGAACAAAATAAATTAATGGTGATTTCCATAGGATATGCGGCTTGCCATTGGTGTCATGTGATGGAGGAGGAGAGCTTTAGCGATAAAGAGGTGGCCGCTGTGATGAATAAGAACTTTATTTCAATTAAGATAGACCGTGAGGAACGTCCCGATCTGGATCAGCTGTTTATGGATGTGGCACATTTAACAACCGGAAAAGGAGGATGGCCTTTAAATATTATTGCCCTGCCCGACGGACGACCTATTTTTGCGGGTACTTATTTTCAAAAACGGCAGTGGACTAACCTTTTGCGCGAAATACATCTGTTGTTTAAAAAATCACCCGAAAGATTAAATCAACTCGCCCTGGAAATAAAGCAAGGGATAGAGCGTATGGACTTGGTTGGTCTTGTAAAAGAATCGGTATTGTTTACGGCCGAAACGATGGATAAAATTATAGATGCGTGGAAAAGCAACTTCGACTTGGAATGGGGTGGAAACAAAGGAGCACCAAAATTTCCTATGCCGGTAGAATATAAGTTTCTGCTGTCGTATTTATTTAAAAAGTCGGATGATGATGTAGGCAGATACATCGATCTGTCGCTCACCAGAATGGCCTGGGGGGGCATTTACGACCAGGTAGGCGGTGGATTTTCGCGATATGCCGTAGATACCTATTGGAAAATACCGCATTTTGAAAAAATGCTCTACGACCAAGGCCAGCTCTTAGAGGTGTATGCCAATGCCTATCAGCTTACCCAAAACCCTTTATTTAAAAAAGTGATTGAGCAAACAGTTGATTTCGTAAACAGGGAGTTGAAATCGCCGGAGGGTGGATATTATGCTTCTTTAGATGCGGATAGCGAAGGGGTGGAAGGCAAGTATTATGTTTGGACTAAGAAGGAAGTGGAAGAACTCCTCGGGTCGGATGGTGGTTTGTTCTGCTTGTTTTTTAACATAAGCAACGAAGGCAATTGGGAGGATGGAAAAAATGTATTGTTCCAAACCATTTCCGAAGACGAGTTTTGTGAGCGCCACCAGATGGAACGGGAAAGCCTGGATAGTGTGATAAAAACCGGCAAGCAGAAGTTATTTGATGCCCGAAACCGAAGAGTACGACCTACCCTCGACGATAAAATATTAACTTCCTGGAATGCCATAATCATAAAAGGTTTGGTGCATGCATACAGAGCGACGGGAAATAAATCATATTTACAAAATGCGATCCATGCTTCATTGTTTGTAAAAGAGAAAGCGATAAAAGAGGACGGCGGTTTGTGGCGTAGCCTTAAAGGAAAAGGTAGCATTAATGCATTTTTAGATGATTATGCCCTGTTAATAGATGCATGGATTGACTTGTATCAAGTTACTTTTGACGACCAATGGTTATTGGAAGCCCATGCCTTGAGCGAATATGCTACTTGCCATTTCTTTAACGAAGATAACCAGTTGTTTTATTACACCTCGGTACTCGATGATCCCTTAATGATTCGTAAATCGGAGCTGTCCGATAATGTTATACCGGCGTCCAACTCGGTTATGGCTATCAATCATTTTCGACTTAGTAAGTATTTTTTAAATAAGGAGGGCTATCAAACTTCGCTTCAGATGCTTAAAAACGTATCGGGTAAAATAGACAGCCATGGTAAATATTATGCCAATTGGCAACGATTAAAGCTGTATTTCATACACGAAAACTACGAATTAGTTATTTCCGGTAAGGGAAAAGAAAAGGCGCGTGATGAGTTTTTGGTTGATTTTAATCCTTATGTTTTTGTTGCAGGCCAAAGTGAGCTTATTCCTGTGGCAAGAAACAAGAATTGCAAGGAGCTTACCTTTTATCTTTGCAAAAACAATTCCTGCAGTTTACCAATCCATTCAATCTTAGGATTAAAAAGAATGATGCGGCAGGAATAG